The Rattus rattus isolate New Zealand chromosome 1, Rrattus_CSIRO_v1, whole genome shotgun sequence genome includes a region encoding these proteins:
- the Pabpc1 gene encoding LOW QUALITY PROTEIN: polyadenylate-binding protein 1 (The sequence of the model RefSeq protein was modified relative to this genomic sequence to represent the inferred CDS: substituted 2 bases at 2 genomic stop codons) has translation MNPSAPSYPMASLYVGDLHPDVTEAMLYEKFSPAGPILSIRVCRDMITRRSLGYAYVNFQQPADAERALDTMNFDVIKGKPVRIMWSQRDPSLRKSGVGNIFIKNLDKSIDNKALYDTFSAFGNILSCKVVCDENGSKGYGFVHFETQEAAERAIEKMNGMLLNDRKVFVGRFKSRKEREAELGARAKEFTNVYIKNFGEDMDDERLKELFGKFGPALSVKVMTDESGKSKGFGFVSFERHEDAQKAVDEMNGKELNGKQIYVGRAQKKVERQTELKRKFEQMKQDRITRYQGVNLYVKNLDDGIDDERLRKEFSPFGTITSAKVMMEGGRSKGFGFVCFSSPEEATKAVTEMNGRIVATKPLYVALAQRKEERQAHLTNQYMQRMASVRAVPNPVINPYQPAPPSGYFMAAIPQTQNRAAYYPPSQIAQLRPSPRWTAQGARPHPFQNMPGAIRPAAPRPPFSTMRPASSQVPRVMSTQRVANTSTXDNGSRPAAAATAASCCPFCSPVXIAKVHNPQQHLNAQPQVTMQQPAVHVQGQEPLTASMLASAPPQEQKQMLGERLFPLIQAMHPSLAGKITGMLLEIDNSELLHMLESPESLRSKVDEAVAVLQAHQAKEAAQKAVNSATGVPTV, from the exons ATGAACCCCAGCGCCCCCAGCTACCCCATGGCCTCTCTGTACGTGGGGGACCTGCACCCCGACGTGACCGAGGCGATGCTCTACGAGAAGTTCAGCCCGGCCGGGCCCATCCTCTCCATCCGGGTCTGCAGGGACATGATCACCCGCCGCTCCTTGGGCTACGCGTACGTGAACTTCCAGCAGCCGGCGGACG CGGAACGTGCTTTGGACACCATGAATTTTGATGTTATAAAGGGCAAGCCAGTACGCATCATGTGGTCTCAGCGTGATCCATCACTTCGTAAAAGTGGAGTAGGCaacatattcattaaaaatttgGACAAATCCATTGACAATAAAGCACTGTATGATACGTTTTCTGCGTTTGGTAACATCCTTTCATGTAAG GTGGTTTGTGATGAAAATGGCTCCAAGGGCTATGGATTTGTACATTTTGAAACAcaggaagcagctgaaagagctATTGAAAAAATGAATGGAATGCTTCTAAATGATCGTAAAGT GTTTGTTGGTCGATTTAAATCTCGGAAGGAACGAGAAGCAGAACTTGGAGCAAGGGCAAAGGAGTTCACCAATGTTTACATCAAGAACTTTGGAGAAGACATGGATGATGAGCGTCTTAAGGAACTCTTTGGCAAGTTTG gGCCTGCCTTAAGTGTGAAAGTAATGACAGATGAAAGTGGAAAATCCAAAGGATTTGGATTTGTAAGCTTTGAAAGGCATGAAGATGCGCAGAAA GCTGTGGATGAGATGAATGGGAAGGAGCTCAATGGAAAACAGATTTATGTTGGTCGAGCTCAGAAAAAAGTGGAACGGCAGACGGAACTTAAGCGCAAATTTGAGCAGATGAAGCAAGACAGGATCACCAGATATCAG GGTGTTAACCTTTATGTGAAAAATCTTGATGACGGAATTGATGATGAGCGTCTCCGGAAAGAGTTTTCTCCATTTGGTACAATCACTAGTGCAAAA GTAATGATGGAGGGTGGGCGCAGCAAAGGATTTGGTTTTGTATGTTTCTCCTCCCCTGAAGAAGCCACTAAAGCAGTTACGGAGATGAATGGTAGAATTGTGGCCACCAAGCCACTCTATGTAGCTTTAGCTCAGCGCAAAGAAGAGCGCCAGGCTCACCTCACTAACCAGTATATGCAGAGGATGGCAAGTGTACGAGCTGTGCCCAACCCTGTGATCAACCCCTACCAGCCAGCACCTCCTTCAGGTTACTTCATGGCAGCTATCCCACAG ACTCAGAACCGTGCTGCATACTATCCTCCTAGCCAAATTGCTCAACTAAGACCAAGTCCTCGCTGGACTGCTCAGGGTGCCAGACCTCATC CATTCCAGAATATGCCCGGTGCTATCCGCCCAGCTGCTCCTAGACCACCATTTAGTACGATGAGACCAGCTTCCTCACAGGTTCCACGAGTCATGTCAACACAGCGTGTTG ctAACACATCAACTTGAGACAATGGGTCCCGTCCTGCAGCTGCTGCTACTGCAGCCTCCTGCTGTCCTTTTTGTTCCCCAGTATAAATCGCTAAAGTCCATAATCCCCAACAACATCTTAATGCACAGCCACAAGTTACCATGCAACAG CCTGCGGTTCATGTGCAAGGTCAAGAACCTTTAACTGCTTCCATGTTGGCATCTGCACCCCCGCAAGAGCAAAAGCAAATGTTGG GTGAACGGCTGTTTCCTCTTATTCAAGCCATGCACCCTTCTCTTGCTGGCAAAATTACTGGCATGCTGTTGGAGATTGATAACTCAGAATTGCTTCACATGCTTGAGTCTCCAGAGTCTCTCCGCTCAAAG GTCGATGAAGCTGTAGCTGTACTACAAGCCCACCAAGCGAAAGAGGCTGCCCAGAAAGCAGTGAACAGTGCCACTGGTGTTCCAACTGTCTAA